In Chitinophaga sp. H8, the sequence GGAATAAAGCGCATCCACAGGTCCTTGTTCTTCTTATCTTTAAACCCTGTCTTCACCCAACTCCAGAGCCATCCTTTTTCAATGCTGTTTACTACATACTGGCTATCTGTATAGATCGTCACTTCCTGTCCGTCTTTTTTCAATGCTTCCAGCGCAACGATGACCGCCAACAGCTCCATGCGGTTATTAGTGGTACTGCGATATCCTTGCGACAATTCCTTTCTGATGTTTCCCCATATCAGCACTACCCCATATCCTCCGGGTCCGGGATTACCCCGTGAAGCACCATCTGTATATATTATCAGTTCAGCCATTATAAAATTTAAGCGGCAAATATAGGGAAATAGTTATCAGTTTGCCTGCTCCCTTCGTACAGGTCCGCAACGGGCAGCAGTAGCACAGATGTATTTATACCTGGAAAACACCTACATTAAAATGATCCGCTACCGGCGCCTGGTTGGCCGCAGCGATACTTTCTGCAATCACTTGCCGGGTATCTGCCGGATCAATAATATCATCTACCCACAAGCGGGCAGCAGCATAGTAAGGAGTAGTCTGGCTGTTATACCGGTCTGTAATATGGGAAAGCAATTTTTTTTCATCTTCCGGAGTAATCTCTTCCCCTTTCGCTTTGAGAGAAGCCACCTGTATCTGCAATAATGTTTTGGCCGCCTGTTCCCCGCCCATTACCGCAATTTTAGCGGTGGGCCATGCATAGATGAACCGGGGATCATAGGCTTTGCCGCACATGGCATAGTTACCTGCACCATAGGAATTACCAATGATCACGGTGATCTTGGGCACAACAGAATTAGCTACCGCGTTCACGAGTTTAGCACCATCCTTGATGATCCCGGCATGTTCACTGCGGCTACCTACCATAAAGCCGGTTACATCCTGTAAAAACACAAGGGGGATTTTTTTCTGGTTGCAGTTCATGATAAATCGGGCTGCTTTATCTGCACTATCGTTATAGATCACCCCTCCCATCTGCATTTCTCCTTTTTTGCTTTTCACTATTTTCCGCTGATTGGCAACTATCCCCACGGCCCAGCCATCGATACGGGCATACCCACATATAATGCTCTTTCCATAATCCTGTTTGTATTGATCAAATTCGGAATTATCAACGATCCGTGCAATCACCTCTTCCATATTGTAAGGCTTGGAGCTGTCGGCAGGCAGCAATCCCAGCAGCTCCTGCGGATCTTTTGCCGGTGGTGCTGGTGCTATCCGGTCAAAACCTGCATTTAAGGGATGCCCCAGTTTACTCACGATCCTTTTTATCTGGTCCAGGCATGCTTCATCCGTTTTAAATTTATAATCTGCAATGCCGGAAATCTCTGTATGTGTAATAGCCCCTCCTAACGTTTCTGCATCTACGTCTTCTCCAATGGCTGCTTTTACGAGATAAGGGCCCGCCAGGAAAATAGAGCCGTTCCCTTCTACCATCAATACTTCATCACTCATAATAGGCAGGTAAGCCCCCCCAGCTACACAACTGCCCATGACAGCAGCTATTTGTGTAATCCCCATAGCACTCATCCGGGCATTATTACGGAAGATGCGTCCAAAGTGTTCTTTATCCGGAAAGATCTCGTCCTGCATGGGCAAATAAACACCTGCACTATCCACCAGGTAAATCACCGGCAGTCTGTTTTCCATTGCTATTTCCTGCAAACGCAGGTTCTTTTTGCCGGTCATCG encodes:
- the rnhA gene encoding ribonuclease HI, coding for MAELIIYTDGASRGNPGPGGYGVVLIWGNIRKELSQGYRSTTNNRMELLAVIVALEALKKDGQEVTIYTDSQYVVNSIEKGWLWSWVKTGFKDKKNKDLWMRFIPLYRKHKVKMVWVKGHASNPFNNRCDELATQAADSRDWLVDEGFEMAAAQ
- a CDS encoding acyl-CoA carboxylase subunit beta; this translates as MDQQQLERNKNEDAMRLAISTMKTRAGVIEQGGGKKNMEKVKQRGKLNARERIAYLIDKDSSFLEIGTFAAYDMYAEHGGCPAAGTVGGIGYVSGRQCMIVANDMTVKAGAWFPMTGKKNLRLQEIAMENRLPVIYLVDSAGVYLPMQDEIFPDKEHFGRIFRNNARMSAMGITQIAAVMGSCVAGGAYLPIMSDEVLMVEGNGSIFLAGPYLVKAAIGEDVDAETLGGAITHTEISGIADYKFKTDEACLDQIKRIVSKLGHPLNAGFDRIAPAPPAKDPQELLGLLPADSSKPYNMEEVIARIVDNSEFDQYKQDYGKSIICGYARIDGWAVGIVANQRKIVKSKKGEMQMGGVIYNDSADKAARFIMNCNQKKIPLVFLQDVTGFMVGSRSEHAGIIKDGAKLVNAVANSVVPKITVIIGNSYGAGNYAMCGKAYDPRFIYAWPTAKIAVMGGEQAAKTLLQIQVASLKAKGEEITPEDEKKLLSHITDRYNSQTTPYYAAARLWVDDIIDPADTRQVIAESIAAANQAPVADHFNVGVFQV